In one Sphingomonas sp. AP4-R1 genomic region, the following are encoded:
- a CDS encoding NAD(P)-dependent oxidoreductase yields MAMLQFPKIGQTYPDKRTAEERAQDFGEIARAYQVTKAEEQSSRCSQCGVPYCSTHCPLHNHIPDWLRLTAEGRLREAYELSNATSTMPEICGRICPQDRLCEGNCVIEFSGHGAVTIGSVEKFITDTAWEEGWVEPLVPGPARGQSIGIIGAGPAGLTVADLMRARGYEVHVYDRHDRAGGLLTYGIPGFKLEKPIVMRRVERLAAGGVIFHPNFEVGRDASLPELRARHDGIVIATGVYKPRAIKASGVGAKGVVEALDYLTASNRKGFGDSVPDFDEGRLNAEGKNVVVVGGGDTAMDCVRTAIRQGAASVRCLYRRDRANMPGSQREVKNAEEEGVEFVWLAAPESFHDEGGAVSGVKVSKMRLGQPDASGRRAPEVDPGAEYRVDADLVIKALGFDPEELPHLFGAQELAVTRWGTIRIDHKTMMTSLDGVFAAGDIVRGASLVVWAVRDGRDLADRMHAWLKAKAPAATAALVSA; encoded by the coding sequence ATGGCGATGCTGCAATTCCCGAAGATCGGGCAGACCTATCCGGACAAAAGGACCGCCGAGGAGCGGGCCCAGGATTTCGGCGAGATTGCGCGCGCCTATCAGGTGACGAAGGCGGAGGAGCAGTCCTCGCGCTGCTCGCAGTGCGGCGTGCCTTATTGCTCCACGCATTGCCCCCTCCACAATCACATCCCCGATTGGCTGCGGCTGACGGCGGAAGGGCGGCTGCGCGAGGCCTATGAGCTCTCCAACGCCACCTCGACCATGCCGGAGATCTGCGGCCGCATCTGCCCGCAGGATCGCCTGTGCGAGGGCAATTGCGTCATCGAATTTTCGGGCCATGGCGCCGTCACGATCGGATCGGTCGAAAAATTCATCACCGATACGGCGTGGGAGGAAGGCTGGGTCGAGCCGCTCGTGCCGGGTCCGGCGCGCGGCCAGTCGATCGGCATCATCGGCGCGGGTCCGGCGGGGCTGACCGTGGCCGATCTGATGCGCGCGCGCGGCTATGAGGTGCATGTCTACGACCGGCACGATCGCGCCGGCGGCCTGCTGACCTACGGCATCCCCGGCTTCAAGCTGGAGAAGCCGATCGTGATGCGCCGTGTCGAGCGGCTCGCGGCGGGCGGCGTGATCTTTCACCCCAATTTCGAGGTTGGCCGCGACGCCAGCCTGCCGGAGCTGCGCGCGAGGCATGACGGCATCGTGATCGCCACCGGCGTGTACAAGCCCCGCGCGATCAAGGCGTCCGGCGTCGGCGCGAAGGGCGTGGTCGAAGCGCTCGACTATCTTACCGCATCGAACCGCAAGGGTTTCGGCGACAGCGTCCCCGATTTCGACGAGGGCCGGCTGAACGCCGAGGGCAAGAATGTCGTGGTCGTCGGCGGCGGCGATACGGCGATGGATTGCGTCCGCACCGCGATCCGCCAGGGTGCGGCCTCGGTCCGCTGCCTCTACCGGCGCGATCGGGCGAACATGCCGGGCAGCCAGCGCGAAGTGAAGAATGCCGAGGAGGAAGGCGTCGAGTTCGTCTGGCTCGCCGCCCCCGAATCCTTCCATGACGAAGGCGGCGCGGTTTCCGGCGTGAAGGTCTCCAAGATGCGCCTCGGCCAGCCCGATGCGAGCGGCCGCCGCGCGCCGGAAGTGGATCCGGGCGCCGAATATCGCGTCGATGCCGATCTCGTCATCAAGGCGCTGGGCTTCGATCCGGAGGAATTGCCGCATCTGTTCGGCGCGCAGGAACTGGCCGTCACGCGCTGGGGCACGATCCGCATCGATCACAAGACGATGATGACCAGCCTGGACGGCGTGTTCGCGGCGGGCGACATCGTGCGCGGCGCGAGCCTGGTCGTGTGGGCGGTGCGCGACGGCCGCGATCTGGCCGATCGGATGCACGCCTGGCTGAAGGCGAAGGCGCCGGCGGCGACCGCCGCCCTGGTGTCGGCATGA
- a CDS encoding class I SAM-dependent methyltransferase, producing MTSPSGEQVLERRGARRGKAKLSPMGMFFREFLKHPVMVGSIIPSSNKLIGHMLSRTDWDNTKLFVEYGPGVGTFTQAILDRMGPDATYIAIDTNEEFISYLADRFHDPRFVPVHGSATDVRQIIADRGHDHADYVLSGLPFSTLPPGVGPKIAIETHAALRVGGAFLVYQFNPKCRDFMALAFDRIDHAFEPINIPPAQLYWGWKD from the coding sequence ATGACCTCACCTTCGGGGGAGCAGGTGCTCGAGCGGCGCGGAGCGCGACGCGGCAAGGCGAAGCTGAGCCCCATGGGCATGTTCTTCCGCGAGTTCCTGAAGCATCCGGTGATGGTCGGCTCGATCATCCCGTCGTCGAACAAGCTGATCGGCCATATGCTCTCGCGTACGGACTGGGACAACACCAAGCTGTTCGTGGAATATGGGCCGGGCGTGGGCACGTTCACGCAGGCGATTCTCGATCGGATGGGCCCGGACGCCACCTATATCGCGATCGACACGAACGAAGAGTTCATCTCCTATCTGGCCGATCGCTTCCACGATCCGCGCTTCGTCCCCGTCCATGGCTCGGCCACCGATGTCCGCCAGATCATCGCCGATCGCGGTCATGATCATGCCGATTATGTCCTGTCGGGCCTGCCTTTCTCGACGCTGCCGCCGGGCGTGGGCCCGAAGATCGCGATCGAAACGCATGCGGCGCTGCGCGTCGGCGGCGCCTTCCTCGTCTATCAGTTCAACCCCAAGTGTCGCGATTTCATGGCGCTGGCGTTCGATCGCATCGATCACGCCTTCGAGCCGATCAACATCCCGCCGGCCCAGCTTTACTGGGGCTGGAAGGACTGA
- a CDS encoding DUF2059 domain-containing protein — protein MKTLAAFLIAAPIAALPLPVAAQAPAAAPATDAAAKPVDPAAQAAARELFEASDIGATMRDTSAKMLAQMRSGAALSVFVDQNPQMRMKRATNPQAWDAALVRLGTKQAAAVEKIMAELQPEMEARTIRIYAETFTIADLKGFAAFYRTPLGRRMVEKMPTVLNQTMGWMQAELPKRVAPAMAELQPEIQRELAPLMSAPK, from the coding sequence ATGAAGACCCTCGCTGCTTTCCTGATCGCGGCCCCGATCGCGGCGCTGCCGCTGCCCGTCGCCGCACAGGCCCCCGCGGCCGCGCCGGCGACCGACGCCGCCGCGAAGCCGGTCGATCCGGCGGCACAGGCCGCCGCGCGCGAGCTGTTCGAGGCGAGCGACATCGGCGCGACGATGCGGGACACCAGCGCAAAGATGCTGGCGCAGATGCGCTCCGGCGCGGCGCTGAGCGTGTTCGTCGATCAGAATCCGCAGATGCGGATGAAGCGCGCCACCAATCCGCAGGCGTGGGATGCCGCTCTCGTTCGCCTCGGCACGAAGCAGGCCGCGGCGGTCGAGAAGATCATGGCCGAGCTGCAGCCCGAAATGGAGGCGCGCACGATCCGCATCTATGCCGAAACCTTCACGATCGCGGATCTGAAGGGCTTCGCCGCTTTCTATCGCACGCCGCTCGGCCGCCGCATGGTGGAGAAGATGCCGACGGTGCTCAACCAGACGATGGGCTGGATGCAGGCGGAGCTTCCCAAGCGCGTCGCCCCGGCGATGGCCGAGCTGCAGCCCGAAATCCAGCGTGAGCTGGCCCCCCTGATGTCCGCGCCCAAGTGA
- a CDS encoding antibiotic biosynthesis monooxygenase, translating to MDKTKRSGIAVIFKSLRTPHDDEGYAAAAEAMDAEARRQPGYLGIDSVRDAAGHGITISYWADEAAALAWRNHADHSAIRAQGRADWYESYEVIVAEIGRSYAWEKPATVI from the coding sequence ATGGACAAGACGAAGCGTTCCGGCATCGCGGTGATTTTCAAGAGCCTGCGGACGCCCCACGACGACGAAGGCTATGCGGCGGCGGCCGAGGCGATGGATGCCGAAGCGCGCCGCCAGCCCGGCTATCTCGGCATCGACAGCGTGCGCGACGCGGCCGGCCACGGCATCACGATCAGCTATTGGGCGGACGAAGCGGCCGCCCTCGCCTGGCGCAATCACGCCGACCACAGCGCGATCCGCGCGCAGGGGCGGGCGGACTGGTATGAAAGCTACGAGGTGATCGTCGCGGAAATCGGCCGTTCCTATGCGTGGGAAAAACCGGCGACTGTCATTTGA
- the gltB gene encoding glutamate synthase large subunit: protein MTTSSIHDLPLPSAAERERIAREGMYRPEQESDACGVGLVAATDGKASRRVVTAAIDALKAVWHRGAVDADGKTGDGAGIHLDIPAAFFDDAIESAGHRPRPNRLAVGMIFLPRTDLGAQETCRSIIESEVIDFGYTIYGWRQVPVDISVIGEKAMLTRPEIEQIMIAGPLPEDESEAEFEKKLYLVRRRIEKKLIEAQVQGCYICSLSTRSIIYKGLFLAEELSVFYPDLRDDRFVSRVAIFHQRYSTNTFPQWWLAQPFRCLAHNGEINTIRGNVNWMKSHEIKMASLAFGQHSEEIKPLIPAGASDTAALDAVFETICRSGRDAPTAKLMLVPEAWQSADLGADVGAMYNYFASVMEPWDGPAALAMTDGRWVVAGVDRNALRPLRTLRTADNLLIVGSEAGMVIVPESSAVAKGRMGPGQMIAIDLEEGRFYDDAAIKSRIASEAPYGEWVKGFRTMADLKVPAGDHLPQWSRAELVRRQVAAGQTMEDMELILAPQVETAKEAIGSMGDDTPLAVISDKARLISHFFRQNFSQVTNPPIDSLRETRVMSLKTRFGNLANILDTEAQQSGVLVLDSPVLTSTDWATLKANFATSHAEIDCTYAANGGPDSLRHAIARVRAEAEQAVREGKSELFLTDEGVSAERVSIAMVLAAAAVHTHLVRKGLRSYASVNVRSAECLDTHYYAVLIGVGATTVNAYLAEAAIADRHARGLFGNITLADCFKRWRKAIDEGLLKIMSKMGIAVISSYRGGYNFEAVGLSRALVNDLFPGMPTKISGEGYASLQLSAKMRHDPAFDETVSTLPIGGFYRQRSGGEAHAYSAQLMHLLQTSVTNDSYTQYLQFSRGVRDLPPIYLRDLLEFNWAKEPIPIDSVEAITEIRKRFVTPGMSLGALSPEAHETLAIAMNRIGAKAVSGEGGEDKRRFTPYENGDNANSVIKQIASGRFGVTAEYLGSAEEVEIKVAQGAKPGEGGQLPGFKVTEMIAKLRHSTPGVTLISPPPHHDIYSIEDLAQLIYDLKQINPRARVCVKLVSSAGIGTVAAGVAKAHADAILVAGNVGGTGASPQTSVKFAGTPWEMGLSEVNQVLTLNGLRHRVKLRTDGGLKTGRDIVIAAILGAEEYGIGTLSLVAMGCIMVRQCHSNTCPVGVCTQDDALRQKFVGTPEKVINLMTFIAEEVREILARLGVASLDDIIGRTELLRQVSRGAEHLDDLDLNPILAKVDAPDDKRRFQIPTHRNEVPDSLDAQMIRDAKAVFERREKMQLTYTVRNTHRAVGTRFSAEITGRYGMDSLAEGHVHVKLRGSAGQSLGAFAVKGLTLEVMGEANDYVGKGLSGGTIIVRPTVSSPLESRANTIIGNTVLYGATSGKLFAAGQAGERFAVRNSGATVVVEGCGANGCEYMTGGTAVILGRTGENFGAGMTGGMAFVLDEDGSFPANANPESILWRRLGSTYWEQRLRSLIAAHAIATDSKWSNTILDDWDRWRDRFWQVVPKEMVTRLEQPLDDQPAEMVAAE from the coding sequence ATGACGACCTCCTCGATCCACGACCTCCCCCTTCCCTCCGCCGCCGAGCGGGAGCGGATCGCGCGTGAAGGCATGTATCGCCCCGAACAGGAGAGCGATGCGTGCGGCGTCGGCCTCGTCGCCGCCACCGACGGCAAGGCCTCGCGCCGTGTCGTCACCGCCGCGATCGATGCGCTGAAGGCCGTCTGGCATCGCGGCGCCGTGGACGCGGACGGCAAGACCGGCGACGGCGCCGGAATCCACCTCGATATCCCCGCCGCCTTCTTCGACGATGCGATCGAGAGCGCCGGCCACCGGCCGCGCCCGAACCGCCTCGCCGTGGGCATGATCTTCCTGCCGCGCACCGATCTGGGCGCGCAGGAGACGTGCCGCTCGATCATCGAGAGCGAGGTGATCGATTTCGGCTACACCATCTATGGCTGGCGCCAGGTGCCCGTCGACATTTCGGTGATCGGCGAGAAGGCGATGCTGACGCGTCCCGAGATCGAGCAAATCATGATCGCGGGCCCCCTGCCCGAGGACGAGAGCGAAGCGGAGTTCGAGAAGAAGCTCTATCTCGTCCGCCGCCGGATCGAAAAGAAGCTGATCGAGGCGCAGGTGCAGGGCTGCTACATCTGCAGCCTTTCCACGCGCTCGATCATCTACAAGGGCCTGTTCCTCGCCGAGGAGCTGTCGGTCTTCTATCCCGATCTGCGCGACGATCGCTTCGTCAGCCGCGTGGCGATCTTCCACCAGCGTTATTCCACCAACACCTTCCCGCAATGGTGGCTGGCGCAGCCGTTCCGCTGCCTCGCGCACAATGGCGAGATCAACACCATTCGCGGCAACGTGAACTGGATGAAAAGCCACGAGATCAAGATGGCCTCGTTGGCGTTCGGCCAGCATTCGGAGGAGATCAAGCCGCTGATCCCGGCCGGCGCCTCCGATACGGCCGCGCTGGACGCCGTATTCGAGACGATCTGCCGCTCCGGCCGCGATGCGCCGACGGCCAAGCTGATGCTCGTGCCCGAGGCATGGCAGAGCGCCGATCTCGGCGCCGACGTGGGTGCGATGTACAATTATTTCGCCAGCGTGATGGAGCCGTGGGACGGCCCGGCGGCGCTGGCGATGACGGACGGCCGCTGGGTGGTGGCCGGCGTCGATCGCAACGCTCTCCGCCCACTCCGCACGCTGCGCACGGCGGACAATCTGCTGATCGTCGGCTCCGAAGCGGGCATGGTGATCGTGCCGGAAAGCTCGGCGGTGGCGAAGGGCCGGATGGGGCCCGGCCAGATGATCGCGATCGATCTGGAGGAAGGCCGCTTCTACGACGATGCCGCGATCAAGAGCCGGATCGCGTCCGAGGCGCCCTATGGCGAGTGGGTGAAGGGATTCCGCACGATGGCGGATCTCAAGGTTCCCGCGGGCGATCATCTGCCCCAGTGGAGCCGCGCCGAGCTGGTCCGTCGTCAGGTCGCCGCAGGCCAGACGATGGAGGATATGGAGCTGATCCTCGCGCCGCAGGTCGAGACCGCCAAAGAGGCGATCGGATCGATGGGCGACGATACGCCGCTGGCCGTCATCTCGGACAAGGCCCGGCTGATCAGCCACTTCTTCCGCCAGAATTTCTCGCAGGTCACCAACCCGCCGATCGACTCGCTGCGCGAAACCCGCGTGATGAGCCTGAAGACGCGCTTCGGGAATCTCGCGAACATCCTGGACACCGAAGCGCAGCAATCGGGCGTGCTGGTGCTGGATTCGCCGGTGTTGACCAGCACCGACTGGGCGACGCTGAAGGCCAATTTCGCCACCAGCCATGCCGAGATCGACTGTACCTATGCGGCCAATGGCGGCCCGGATTCGCTCCGCCACGCCATCGCCCGCGTCCGCGCCGAGGCCGAGCAGGCCGTGCGCGAGGGCAAGAGCGAATTGTTCCTGACGGACGAGGGCGTTTCGGCCGAGCGCGTCTCGATCGCGATGGTGCTGGCCGCCGCCGCCGTCCACACGCATCTCGTCCGCAAGGGGCTGCGCTCCTATGCGTCGGTCAACGTGCGCTCGGCCGAGTGCCTCGACACGCATTATTATGCGGTGCTGATCGGCGTGGGCGCCACCACCGTGAACGCCTATCTGGCCGAAGCCGCGATCGCGGACCGCCATGCGCGCGGCCTGTTCGGCAACATCACGCTCGCCGATTGCTTCAAGCGCTGGCGCAAGGCGATCGACGAAGGTCTTCTGAAGATCATGTCGAAGATGGGGATCGCGGTGATCTCCTCCTATCGCGGCGGCTATAATTTCGAGGCGGTCGGTCTCTCCCGCGCGCTGGTCAACGATCTCTTCCCGGGCATGCCCACGAAGATTTCGGGCGAGGGCTATGCCTCGCTCCAGCTGTCGGCGAAGATGCGCCACGATCCGGCGTTCGACGAAACCGTCTCGACGCTGCCGATCGGCGGCTTCTATCGCCAGCGCTCGGGCGGCGAGGCGCATGCCTATTCGGCGCAGCTGATGCACCTGCTGCAGACGTCGGTGACGAACGACAGCTACACGCAATATCTGCAATTCTCGCGCGGCGTGCGCGATCTGCCGCCCATCTATCTGCGCGATCTGCTGGAGTTCAACTGGGCCAAGGAACCGATCCCGATCGATTCGGTCGAGGCGATCACCGAGATCCGCAAGCGCTTCGTCACGCCCGGCATGTCGCTCGGTGCCCTCTCCCCGGAGGCGCACGAGACGCTGGCGATCGCGATGAACCGGATCGGCGCGAAGGCCGTCTCGGGTGAGGGGGGCGAGGACAAGCGCCGCTTCACGCCGTACGAGAATGGCGACAACGCCAACTCCGTCATCAAGCAGATCGCATCGGGCCGCTTCGGCGTCACCGCCGAATATCTGGGCTCGGCCGAAGAGGTGGAGATCAAGGTCGCGCAGGGCGCCAAGCCCGGCGAGGGCGGGCAGCTGCCCGGCTTCAAGGTGACCGAGATGATCGCCAAACTGCGTCACTCGACGCCGGGCGTCACGCTGATCTCGCCGCCGCCGCATCACGATATCTATTCGATCGAGGATCTGGCCCAGCTGATCTACGATCTGAAGCAGATCAATCCGCGCGCGCGCGTCTGCGTGAAGCTCGTCTCGTCGGCCGGCATCGGCACGGTCGCGGCGGGCGTCGCCAAGGCGCATGCGGATGCGATCCTCGTCGCCGGCAATGTCGGCGGCACGGGCGCCTCCCCGCAGACTAGCGTGAAGTTCGCCGGCACGCCGTGGGAAATGGGCCTGAGCGAGGTTAATCAGGTGTTGACCCTCAACGGCCTGCGCCACCGCGTGAAGCTGCGCACCGACGGCGGCCTCAAGACCGGCCGCGACATCGTGATCGCCGCCATCCTCGGCGCCGAGGAATACGGCATCGGCACGTTGTCGCTGGTGGCGATGGGCTGCATCATGGTGCGCCAGTGCCATTCGAACACCTGCCCGGTGGGCGTCTGCACGCAGGACGATGCGCTCCGCCAGAAGTTCGTCGGCACGCCCGAGAAGGTCATCAACCTGATGACCTTCATCGCGGAGGAAGTGCGCGAGATCCTGGCCCGCCTCGGCGTCGCCAGCCTCGACGACATCATCGGCCGCACCGAATTGCTGCGGCAGGTGAGCCGTGGCGCCGAGCATCTCGACGATCTGGATCTCAACCCGATCCTCGCCAAGGTGGACGCGCCCGACGACAAGCGCCGCTTCCAGATCCCGACGCATCGTAACGAAGTGCCGGACAGCCTCGACGCGCAGATGATCCGCGACGCCAAGGCCGTGTTCGAGCGGCGCGAGAAGATGCAGCTGACCTATACGGTGCGGAACACGCACCGCGCGGTCGGCACGCGCTTCTCGGCGGAGATCACCGGCCGCTACGGCATGGATTCGCTCGCCGAGGGCCATGTCCATGTGAAGCTGCGCGGTTCGGCCGGCCAGTCGCTGGGCGCCTTCGCGGTGAAGGGGCTGACGCTGGAGGTGATGGGCGAGGCCAACGACTATGTCGGCAAGGGGCTGTCCGGCGGCACGATCATCGTGCGGCCGACCGTCTCCAGCCCGCTGGAAAGCCGCGCCAACACGATCATCGGCAACACCGTCCTCTACGGCGCCACCTCGGGCAAATTGTTCGCGGCGGGCCAGGCGGGCGAGCGCTTCGCTGTCCGCAATTCGGGCGCGACCGTGGTGGTCGAAGGCTGCGGCGCGAACGGCTGCGAATATATGACCGGCGGCACCGCCGTGATCCTCGGCCGCACGGGCGAGAATTTCGGCGCGGGCATGACGGGCGGCATGGCCTTCGTGCTGGACGAGGATGGCAGCTTCCCGGCCAATGCGAACCCCGAGAGCATCCTGTGGCGCCGCCTCGGCTCCACCTATTGGGAGCAGCGCCTGCGCTCGCTGATCGCGGCGCACGCGATCGCTACCGACAGCAAATGGTCGAACACGATCCTCGACGATTGGGATCGCTGGCGGGATCGCTTCTGGCAGGTGGTGCCGAAGGAGATGGTCACCCGGCTCGAACAGCCGCTCGACGATCAGCCGGCGGAGATGGTGGCGGCGGAATAA